In a genomic window of Myxococcaceae bacterium JPH2:
- the clpX gene encoding ATP-dependent Clp protease ATP-binding subunit ClpX yields MKKEHHVNLSCSFCGKSQREVRKLIAGPTVYICDECIKLCNDIIADENEREEGKPQVSLPTPAEIKAFLDDYVIGQDQAKKVLAVAVYNHYKRIYQKKPASRPRPGVKSPTGEDVELSKSNILLIGPTGSGKTLLAQSLARFLNVPFTIADATSLTEAGYVGEDVENIIQNLLHSADYDVEKAARGIVYIDEIDKIARKGDMPSATRDVGGEGVQQALLKIIEGTRANVTPRGGKKYNQQEYVQVDTTNILFICGGAFHGIDGIIKRRVGEKGLGFGARITHREERSVGELLALSEPEDLMKFGMIPEFIGRLPVIATLNDLKEDDLVTILMTPKNALVKQYQKMFEMEKVKLTFTKEALRAIAREAMRRHSGARGLRAIMEDAMLEIMYDVPFREGVKECKITEQVITKHEPPQLVLEKEKKTA; encoded by the coding sequence GTGAAGAAGGAGCACCACGTCAACCTGTCCTGCTCGTTCTGCGGCAAGTCGCAGCGCGAGGTCCGCAAGCTGATTGCAGGGCCTACGGTCTACATCTGCGACGAGTGCATCAAGCTCTGCAACGACATCATCGCGGATGAGAACGAGCGCGAGGAGGGCAAGCCGCAGGTCAGTCTGCCCACGCCCGCTGAGATCAAGGCCTTCCTTGACGACTACGTCATTGGCCAGGATCAGGCGAAGAAGGTCCTCGCGGTCGCGGTGTACAACCACTACAAGCGCATCTACCAGAAGAAGCCGGCCAGCCGGCCGCGCCCGGGCGTCAAGAGTCCGACGGGCGAGGACGTGGAGCTGAGCAAGAGCAACATCCTGCTCATCGGCCCCACGGGCAGCGGCAAGACGCTGCTGGCCCAGTCCCTGGCGCGCTTCCTCAACGTCCCGTTCACCATCGCGGATGCCACCAGCCTCACCGAGGCCGGCTACGTGGGTGAGGACGTCGAGAACATCATCCAGAACCTCCTCCATAGCGCGGACTACGACGTGGAGAAGGCGGCGCGCGGCATCGTCTACATCGACGAGATCGACAAGATCGCGCGCAAGGGCGACATGCCCAGCGCCACCCGCGACGTGGGCGGCGAGGGCGTGCAGCAGGCGCTCTTGAAGATCATCGAGGGCACGCGCGCCAACGTCACCCCGCGCGGCGGCAAGAAGTACAACCAGCAGGAGTACGTGCAGGTCGACACGACGAACATCCTGTTCATCTGCGGCGGCGCGTTCCACGGCATCGACGGCATCATCAAGCGCCGCGTGGGTGAGAAGGGGCTCGGCTTCGGCGCGCGCATCACCCACCGCGAGGAGCGCAGCGTGGGCGAGCTGCTGGCGCTGTCGGAGCCGGAGGACTTGATGAAGTTCGGGATGATCCCCGAGTTCATCGGCCGTCTGCCGGTCATCGCCACGCTCAACGACCTCAAGGAGGATGACCTCGTCACCATCCTCATGACGCCGAAGAACGCGCTGGTGAAGCAGTACCAGAAGATGTTCGAGATGGAGAAGGTGAAGCTGACCTTCACCAAGGAGGCCCTGCGCGCCATCGCCCGCGAGGCGATGCGCCGTCACTCCGGAGCGCGCGGCCTGCGCGCCATCATGGAGGACGCCATGCTGGAGATCATGTACGACGTGCCGTTCCGAGAGGGCGTCAAGGAGTGCAAGATCACCGAGCAGGTCATCACCAAGCACGAGCCTCCGCAGCTCGTGTTGGAGAAGGAAAAGAAGACCGCCTAG
- a CDS encoding Hsp70 family protein: MHKEPIIGIDLGTTNSCAAIVEDSGNVKLIPYKGGEYTIPSIFAIDDKGNELIGYEAKRQWQLNPRNTVYGAKRLVGRPFQSDVVDTMKKVVAYNMRPGKKNDVTLDVGKKEFTLQEVSAKILGKIREVASNYLKMPIKRAVVTVPAYFNDRQRQSVKDAGKLIDLDVVRIINEPTAAALAYGVGKGLKEKVIIYDLGGGTFDVSIIEIRDRVFEVKATGGDVFLGGIDFDNAIIHHVLKDFAAKTGIDLATDPVAMQRIKDLAERTKIDLSAREEVPFNIPFITMTAQGQPLNIEMKFTRKMLEQLTNHLVDRTLQMVARVLVDSGLSTKDVDEVMLVGGQTRMPVVQDRLTKFFGKPPSKGVHPDEAVAIGAALYAHSLQDDTNLRIQLLDVIPMAIGLEKAGGAFHTVFPRNAPIPNAKQLLATTSMDNQTELAMRIFQGDHEQVARNDLLGEFTFSGIQQARAGGVQVEITFDVNVEGILTMKARDPSTGREMRTTVRVTQS, from the coding sequence ATGCACAAGGAGCCCATCATCGGCATCGACCTCGGCACGACGAACTCGTGCGCGGCGATCGTCGAGGACAGCGGGAACGTCAAGCTGATCCCTTACAAGGGCGGCGAGTACACCATCCCCTCCATCTTCGCCATCGATGACAAGGGCAACGAGCTCATCGGCTACGAGGCCAAGCGTCAATGGCAGCTCAACCCGCGCAACACCGTCTACGGTGCCAAGCGGCTGGTGGGGCGGCCCTTCCAGAGCGACGTCGTCGATACGATGAAGAAGGTCGTGGCGTACAACATGCGCCCCGGCAAGAAGAACGACGTCACCCTGGACGTGGGCAAGAAGGAGTTCACCCTCCAGGAAGTCAGCGCGAAGATCCTCGGGAAGATTCGCGAGGTCGCGTCCAACTACCTGAAGATGCCGATCAAGCGGGCCGTGGTGACGGTGCCCGCGTACTTCAACGATCGGCAGCGCCAGTCGGTGAAGGACGCCGGCAAGCTCATCGACCTGGACGTCGTGCGCATCATCAACGAGCCCACCGCGGCGGCGCTCGCGTACGGCGTGGGCAAGGGGCTCAAGGAAAAGGTCATCATCTATGACCTGGGCGGCGGCACCTTCGACGTCTCCATCATCGAGATCCGCGATCGCGTCTTCGAGGTGAAGGCCACCGGCGGCGATGTCTTCCTGGGTGGCATCGACTTCGACAACGCCATCATCCACCACGTCCTGAAGGACTTCGCGGCCAAGACGGGCATCGACCTGGCCACGGACCCGGTGGCCATGCAGCGCATCAAGGACCTGGCCGAGCGCACGAAGATCGACCTGTCCGCGCGCGAGGAAGTCCCCTTCAACATCCCCTTCATCACGATGACGGCGCAGGGCCAGCCGCTGAACATCGAGATGAAGTTCACCCGGAAGATGTTGGAGCAGCTCACCAACCACCTCGTGGACCGCACCCTCCAGATGGTGGCGCGGGTGTTGGTGGACTCGGGGCTGTCCACCAAGGACGTGGACGAGGTGATGTTGGTGGGCGGGCAGACGCGCATGCCCGTGGTGCAGGACCGCCTGACCAAGTTCTTCGGCAAGCCGCCCAGCAAGGGCGTCCACCCGGACGAGGCCGTGGCCATCGGCGCCGCGCTCTACGCGCACTCGCTCCAGGACGACACCAACCTGCGCATCCAATTGTTGGATGTGATTCCCATGGCCATCGGCCTGGAGAAGGCGGGCGGCGCCTTCCACACCGTCTTCCCGCGCAACGCGCCCATCCCCAACGCCAAGCAGCTCCTGGCGACGACGAGCATGGACAACCAGACGGAGCTGGCCATGCGCATCTTCCAGGGCGACCACGAGCAGGTGGCGCGCAACGACCTGCTCGGCGAGTTCACCTTCTCTGGCATCCAGCAGGCCCGCGCGGGCGGCGTGCAGGTGGAGATCACCTTCGACGTCAACGTGGAGGGCATCCTCACCATGAAGGCGCGCGACCCGAGCACGGGCCGCGAGATGCGCACCACCGTGCGCGTGACGCAGAGCTGA
- a CDS encoding AgmX/PglI C-terminal domain-containing protein has protein sequence MVAGQELATDVDDGLWLFRQGDLVLGPVGSAQIIEKLYAGELAPDSPVAPAGERHFLRMSEVAAFQVHVARFEAQARVAAAMAVEAQKTRKRMLVLGGAAAVVALLLGGVGLMLARNAAVHGWFGEDDAFEGITMEPPTIKLAQSRRDDEELLAYPTGDSRRPDKSSETRPMPTNPGGGAAKPTAVARAEERKPPRTGSVGTDPDGLEMGQQFDQAAINRVVAGNKSTLFRCFKEEAERSPGLAARIPLEFVIGNDGHVNKLWVDNPQFKQGPLFECLFTELKKWPFKAYEGERATVGLSFNIGKRG, from the coding sequence ATGGTGGCTGGACAAGAGCTGGCGACGGACGTGGATGACGGGCTGTGGCTCTTCCGACAGGGAGACCTGGTGCTGGGGCCGGTGGGCTCCGCGCAGATCATCGAGAAGCTGTATGCCGGCGAGCTGGCGCCGGACAGCCCGGTGGCGCCCGCGGGTGAGCGGCACTTCCTGCGGATGAGCGAGGTCGCCGCCTTCCAAGTGCATGTGGCGCGCTTCGAGGCGCAAGCCCGCGTGGCCGCGGCCATGGCCGTGGAGGCGCAGAAGACGCGCAAGCGCATGCTCGTGCTGGGGGGCGCCGCTGCGGTGGTGGCGCTGCTGCTGGGCGGCGTGGGGCTGATGCTCGCGCGCAATGCCGCGGTGCACGGCTGGTTCGGCGAGGACGATGCCTTCGAGGGCATCACCATGGAGCCGCCCACCATCAAGCTCGCGCAGTCGCGCCGCGACGACGAGGAGCTGCTCGCGTACCCCACGGGGGACTCGCGGCGCCCCGACAAGTCCTCCGAGACCCGGCCCATGCCGACCAATCCCGGAGGAGGGGCCGCCAAGCCCACCGCCGTGGCCCGCGCCGAGGAGCGCAAGCCGCCGCGCACGGGCAGCGTCGGCACGGATCCAGACGGCCTGGAGATGGGACAGCAGTTCGATCAAGCGGCCATCAACCGCGTGGTGGCCGGCAACAAGTCCACGCTCTTCCGGTGCTTCAAGGAAGAGGCCGAGCGCAGCCCGGGCCTGGCCGCTCGCATCCCGCTCGAGTTCGTCATCGGCAACGACGGCCACGTCAACAAGCTCTGGGTGGACAACCCCCAGTTCAAGCAGGGGCCACTCTTCGAGTGCCTCTTCACCGAGCTGAAGAAGTGGCCCTTCAAGGCCTACGAAGGGGAGCGCGCGACGGTGGGCCTGTCGTTCAACATCGGCAAGCGCGGGTAG